The proteins below come from a single Clarias gariepinus isolate MV-2021 ecotype Netherlands chromosome 17, CGAR_prim_01v2, whole genome shotgun sequence genomic window:
- the mdh2 gene encoding malate dehydrogenase, mitochondrial, with protein sequence MFSRIARPSASLVRCLSTTSQNNAKVAVLGASGGIGQPLSLLLKNSPLVSQLSLYDIAHTPGVAADLSHIETRAKVTGYIGADQLGAALKGCEVVVIPAGVPRKPGMTRDDLFNTNATIVATLVDACARNCPEAMICIIANPVNSTIPITAEVLKKHGVFNPSRVFGVTTLDIVRANTFVADLKGLDPARVNVPVIGGHAGKTIIPLISQCTPKVEFPADQLSALTERIQEAGTEVVKAKAGAGSATLSMAYAGARFTFSLLDAMNGKEGVVECAFVRSEETECKYFSTPLLLGKNGIEKNLGLGKLSAFEEKLVSEALTELKGSIKKGEDFVANMKL encoded by the exons AACAATGCCAAGGTGGCGGTGTTGGGAGCATCAGGAGGAATTGGACAGCCGCTTTCCCTCCTGCTGAAGAACAGTCCTCTGGTGAGCCAGCTGTCTCTGTACGATATCGCTCACACACCCGGCGTCGCCGCAGATCTCAGCCACATCGAGACCAGAGCCAAGGTCACCG gttATATCGGAGCTGATCAGCTGGGTGCAGCTCTGAAAGGATGTGAAGTGGTGGTCATTCCTGCCGGAGTTCCTCgtaaacctg GGATGACCCGTGATGATCTGTTTAACACAAACGCCACCATCGTGGCCACCCTGGTTGATGCGTGTGCCCGTAACTGCCCCGAGGCCATGATCTGCATCATCGCTAATCCT GTGAACTCCACCATCCCAATCACTGCAGAGGTGCTGAAGAAGCACGGTGTTTTCAACCCTAGCAGAGTGTTTGGTGTGACCACGCTGGACATCGTCAGAGCCAACACTTTCGTCGCCGACCTCAAA GGTCTCGATCCAGCTCGTGTCAATGTGCCAGTCATTGGAGGCCACGCCGGGAAAACCATCATCCCTCTGATTTCAcag TGCACTCCAAAGGTGGAGTTTCCCGCGGATCAGCTTTCGGCTCTGACGGAGAGAATTCAGGAGGCGGGAACTGAGGTGGTGAAGGCCAAAGCTGGAGCAG gtTCTGCCACCCTGTCGATGGCTTACGCCGGAGCTCGcttcactttctctctgcttgACGCCATGAACGGGAAGGAGGGAGTGGTAGAGTGCGCGTTTGTGCGATCAGAGGAGACGGAGTGCAAATACTTTTCCACACCTCTGCTGCTCGGG AAAAACGGCATTGAGAAGAACCTGGGTCTGGGAAAGCTCTCTGCCTTCGAGGAGAAGCTCGTGTCTGAGGCTCTGACTGAACTCAAAGGTTCCATCAAGAAAGGAGAAGATTTCGTGGCCAACATGAAGCTGTAA